The following are encoded in a window of Colletotrichum lupini chromosome 3, complete sequence genomic DNA:
- a CDS encoding tetratricopeptide: MTGLNDSMIRGTPGIAILRTKRIFTTISTLANILWKKESSSATTGAVPSNPPTGDIMTQPPAQPHLTPQFCFSTGALRDFLRLSRATVDDSITQNLNALVTPARAGFDPTSTSQRTPRSFPRQIDPQACQNFKDQVLFPTWHARAEVLHYCGVVATSPDPDDPEVLLRQIEAAKDKERVVNERLDPYSGRFFPREPRTEQLAMLIRQEKGVENIVRTRTWDMVKQRCGESANSWEEALAAAVPVLYKCPPRIVPTFSAEKENMLEQQRPQRTRTLALHDPEDHRNSGCFEASRHVPDFKHREAKFTMNPAVFHGGWPWLTVPHQNGGLAVTERDVRRACVHWWCDFDAVKTDLMGPDSFCPAKSPPSRQTVRPSYGTDTVVAVAAGRRRRTEPQGGQPAQPWNISVRGLAHDQSSTFHPTPSKRYESSVPDTTDLYSFYPSLTSEDPSRHTAADQPSEDRFLLDDSVSFSSQCRRFDPRPNTDPMPQPLNSKEASLFRAVIRAYEDKQYKRGLKSADLILKKNPKHGDTMAMKALIMNAQGKTEEAFALGKEALTVDMKSHICWHVYGLLYRANKNFEEAIKAYKFALKLEPESTQIQRDLAILQVQMRDYAGYISSRTAMLQARPQLRQSWTALAIAHHLSGDLSAAENVLTTYEGTLKSTPSRSDYENSEAVMYKNTIIAEQGDYQRALEHLESAAKHNLDRLEYLELRAKYLVKLGKKEEAIAAWQALVERNADRPAYFEGLESAHAFSDSDAAARKEIYEKYAKKFPRSDAPRRLPLNFLSGDDFSAAAKEYLTLMFNKGVPSTFANLKHLYSDSAKKEALEALAQDYLKSSSNTEATNGDRSKGEAAALYFLAQHYNYHLSRDLTKAHEYVDKAIEKVPDSVDFTMTKARIWKHQGNLQKASETMDKARTLDTRDRYINTKAAKYQLRNNETEQALKTVGLFTRADTVGGPLADLLDMQCVWFLTEDGEAYARQGDDALALKRFHTVHNIFDVWQEDQFDFHSFSLRKGQIRAYVDMVRWEDHLRDHPFYSRAALDAVAIYLRRADRPAANGVNGDANGDDASERKKAAKKAKKEQQRLEREAADRAAKQDPNKGKPASEEPKKKDEDPLGLKLLEAEPLSAAMRFVTPLLQFSPQNINAQFAGFDVYLRRKKYVLALRSLNAARALDASHPGVHERVVEFAHVVRPALESLPAKVQELIKSEFTPPAGDLKKYNEEFLSDNKAKPTHIVAALKTRRVLGEDSAKAEADLANVVKAPDATFELATEVYNLLKAWRSTEAETLKKEAHARWPEVSLFA, encoded by the exons ATGACCGGCCTGAATGATTCGATGATTCGAG GGACGCCTGGAATCGCTATCCTCCGAACCAAGCGTATCTTCACAACAATATCCACGCTGGCGAACATACTCTGGAAGAAAGAGTCGTCATCCGCGACGACCGGCGCAGTCCCCTCCAACCCCCCGACTGGCGACATCATGACCCAACCGCCGGCCCAACCCCATCTTACACCACAGTTCTGCTTCTCGACAGGAGCTCTGAGGG ACTTTCTAAGGCTGTCTCGTGCCACGGTCGACGACTCCATCACTCAAAACCTCAATGCGCTTGTAACACCCGCGCGAGCCGGCTTCGACCCTACCTCGACCTCACAACGAACACCGCGTTCCTTCCCTCGACAGATAGACCCGCAAGCATGTCAGAACTTCAAGGACCAGGTGCTCTTCCCGACATGGCATGCGCGAGCTGAAGTCCTGCACTATTGCGGAGTGGTTGCGACAAGTCCAGACCCAGACGACCCGGAGGTTCTGTTACGGCAGATTGAGGCTGCAAAGGACAAGGAACGAGTTGTCAACGAACGCTTGGATCCATACTCTGGACGGTTCTTCCCTCGTGAGCCTCGGACGGAGCAACTCGCGATGCTTATTCGGCAGGAGAAGGGCGTGGAGAACATTGTGCGGACAAGAACGTGGGATATGGTCAAACAGCGATGCGGGGAGTCGGCTAATTCGTGGGAGGAGGCTCTTGCGG CGGCTGTACCAGTATTGTATAAATGTCCACCACGTATTGTACCAACCTT CTCGGCCGAGAAAGAAAATATGTTAGAGCAGCAAAGGCCGCAGAGAACGAGAACTCTGGCGCTCCATGACCCTGAAGATCATAGGAACTCTGGGTGCTTCGAGGCATCTCGTCATGTCCCAGACTTTAAGCATAGGGAAGC GAAGTTTACCATGAATCCTGCGGTCTTTCATGGAGGTT GGCCTTGGTTGACCGTCCCCCACCAAAACGGCGGATTGGCCGTCACTGAGCGGGACGTGCGCAGAGCATGCGTCCACTGGTGGTGCGATTTTGATGCGGTGAAAACGGACCTAATGGGACCGGACTCATTTTGCCCCGCCAAAAGCCCGCCGTCCCGCCAAACGGTGAGGCCCAGTTATGGTACGGACACCGTGGTGGCGGTCGCTGCAGGGCGAAGACGGCGCACTGAGCCCCAAGGAGGGCAGCCAGCTCAGCCTTGGAACAT CTCCGTCCGTGGACTCGCACACGACCAATCTTCGACTTTCCACCCCACGCCCTCGAAAAGATACGAGTCCTCGGTCCCCGACACAACCGACCTCTACTCTTT CTACCCCTCCTTGACCTCCGAGGACCCCTCCAGACACACTGCTGCGGACCAGCCTTCCGAAGA TCGCTTCCTCCTCGACGACTCGGTCTCCTTTTCTTCGCAGTGCCGGCGATTCGATCCCCGGCCCAATACCGATCCGATGCCGCAACCTCTTAATTCGAAAGAGGCTTCCCTCTTTCGCGCCGTCATCCGCGCCTATGAGGACAAGCAGTACAAGCGCGGTCTCAAGTCCGCCGACCTCATCCTCAAGAAGAACCCCAAACATGGCGACACAATGGCCATGAAGGCCCTGATCATGAATGCGCAGGGTAAGACAGAGGAGGCTTTTGCTCTGGGCAAGGAGGCTTTGACGGTGGACATGAAGTCGCACATCTGCTGGCATGTCTACGGTCTGCTGTACCGCGCCAACAAGAACTTCGAGGAGGCTATCAAGGCGTACAAGTTCGCTCTGAAGCTCGAGCCCGAGTCAACGCAGATCCAGCGCGATCTTGCCATTCTTCAGGTGCAGATGCGCGATTATGCCGGATACATCTCAAGCCGCACTGCCATGCTGCAGGCCCGTCCCCAGCTGCGCCAGAGCTGGACTGCGCTGGCTATCGCTCACCACTTGTCAGGTGACCTGTCCGCCGCCGAGAACGTCCTTACCACCTACGAGGGAACGCTCAAGTCCACGCCCTCCCGTAGCGACTACGAGAACTCCGAAGCCGTCATGTACAAGAACACCATCATTGCCGAGCAGGGCGACTACCAGAGAGCCCTCGAGCATCTTGAGAGTGCCGCTAAGCATAACCTTGATAGGCTCGAGTATTTGGAGCTGCGCGCCAAGTACCTGGTCAAGCTGggcaagaaggaggaggctaTTGCCGCATGGCAGGCTCTTGTTGAGCGCAACGCTGACCGTCCTGCTTACTTTGAGGGTCTGGAAAGCGCCCACGCCTTTTCTGACAGTGATGCGGCTGCTAGAAAGGAGATTTACGAGAAGTACGCCAAGAAGTTCCCCCGCTCAGATGCTCCTCGCCGCCTACCCCTGAACTTCTTGTCTG GTGACGACTTCAGTGCTGCGGCAAAGGAGTACTTGACGCTCATGTTCAACAAGGGTGTTCCGTCGACTTTCGCTAACCTGAAGCACTTGTACTCCGACTCTGCCAAGAAGGAGGCCCTCGAAGCCCTCGCCCAGGACTACCTCAAGTCGAGCTCAAACACGGAAGCAACCAACGGCGATCGCTCAAAGGGAGAGGCCGCAGCTCTGTACTTCCTTGCCCAACACTACAATTACCACCTCAGCCGCGATCTCACGAAGGCTCACGAGTACGTCGACAAGGCTATCGAGAAGGTCCCCGACAGCGTCGACTTCACCATGACCAAGGCTAGGATATGGAAGCACCAGGGCAACCTCCAAAAGGCATCTGAGACTATGGACAAGGCACGCACTTTGGATACCCGCGATCGTTACATCAACACCAAGGCAGCCAAGTATCAGCTGCGCAATAACGAGACTGAGCAGGCGTTGAAGACTGTGGGCCTCTTTACTAGGGCGGACACCGTCGGTGGCCCTCTCGCGGATCTCCTGGATATGCAATGCGTCTGGTTCCTTACCGAGGATGGTGAGGCGTATGCTCGCCAGGGTGATGATGCCTTGGCCCTCAAGCGCTTCCACACGGTTCACAACATCTTCGACGTCTGGCAAGAAGACCAGTTCGATTTCCACAGCTTTTCCCTGAGAAAGGGCCAGATTCGTGCCTACGTAGATATGGTCCGTTGGGAGGACCACCTTAGAGACCACCCCTTCTACTCACGAGCCGCTTTGGACGCCGTCGCCATTTACCTCAGGAGAGCCGACCGCCCCGCAGCGAACGGCGTCAACGGTGACGCAAACGGCGATGATGCCTCTGAGAGAAAGAAGGCTGCgaagaaggccaagaagGAGCAACAGCGCCTGGAGAGGGAGGCGGCCGATCGTGCGGCGAAGCAAGATCCTAATAAGGGCAAGCCCGCCAGCGAAGAGCCCAAGAAGAAGGACGAGGACCCTCTCGGTCTGAAGCTTTTGGAGGCCGAGCCCCTCAGCGCGGCGATGCGATTCGTCACCCCTCTTCTGCAATTCAGCCCGCAAAACATCAACGCCCAATTCGCCGGTTTCGATGTTTATCTGCGCCGAA AGAAGTACGTTCTTGCGCTGCGTTCTCTCAACGCCGCCCGCGCACTTGATGCTTCGCATCCCGGTGTCCACGAGCGCGTTGTCGAGTTTGCTCACGTTGTACGCCCGGCACTCGAGAGCTTGCCCGCAAAGGTGCAAGAACTAATCAAGTCCGAGTTCACTCCCCCTGCCGGTGACTTGAAGAAGTACAACGAAGAGTTCCTCTCGGACAACAAGGCCAAGCCCACTCACATCGTCGCGGCCCTCAAGACACGGAGAGTGCTTGGAGAGGACAGCGCCAAGGCCGAGGCCGACCTTGCGAACGTCGTCAAGGCTCCCGATGCCACCTTTGAGCTTGCCACTGAGGTGTACAACCTCTTGAAGGCGTGGAGGAGCACTGAGGCGGAGACACTCAAGAAGGAGGCGCACGCGAGGTGGCCTGAAGTAAGCCTCTTTGCCTAG